In Rutidosis leptorrhynchoides isolate AG116_Rl617_1_P2 chromosome 2, CSIRO_AGI_Rlap_v1, whole genome shotgun sequence, one genomic interval encodes:
- the LOC139890294 gene encoding uncharacterized protein: MAVNQSHSEDDHNSPNHPLFLHQQDHPGLILISKKLTGSDNYSSWRRLMMIALNAKNKLKLINGEFTEPEANSGTRALWERNNDMIISWILNTMTDQIGNSLNFVNTAKDLWDELHEHYAQSDGHRIYQLTHDIAQLKQMNCTIETYYHKLKGYWDEIDALEAPYVCTCLCNCENGKLNGESDQRKRLMQFLMGLDKCYSNVRGQILLMQPLPTVAKAYGMIRQEEKQRETTVTNTPMTAALSLQSYNRNYTPNSSK; encoded by the coding sequence ATGGCGGTTAATCAATCACATTCAGAAGACGACCACAACTCACCGAATCATCCTTTATTCCTACATCAACAAGATCATCCAGGTCTAATTCTAATCTCAAAGAAGCTTACTGGATCGGATAACTACAGTTCATGGAGGCGTTTGATGATGATCGCTTTGAATGCGAAGAACAAATTGAAGCTTATCAATGGAGAATTCACTGAACCTGAAGCAAATTCTGGAACTAGAGCACTTTGGGAGAGAAACAACGACATGATTATATCATGGATTCTGAACACTATGACTGATCAAATAGGTAATTCACTCAACTTTGTCAACACTGCAAAGGATCTTTGGGATGAATTACATGAACACTATGCTCAGTCAGATGGACATAGGATTTACCAATTGACACATGATATTGCACAACTAAAACAAATGAACTGCACAATTGAGACCTACTATCATAAGTTGAAAGGCTATTGGGATGAAATTGATGCCCTAGAAGCACCATACGTATGTACTTGTCTGTGTAATTGTGAAAATGGAAAGCTGAATGGTGAAAGTGATCAAAGAAAGAGATTGATGCAGTTTCTCATGGGATTGGATAAGTGTTACTCAAATGTGAGGGGACAAATCCTACTCATGCAACCATTGCCTACTGTAGCCAAGGCTTATGGAATGATTCGACAAGAGGAGAAGCAAAGGGAAACTACTGTAACCAATACACCTATGACTGCTGCACTATCCCTACAATCATACAACAGAAACTACACACCAAATTCATCAAAGTAG
- the LOC139893981 gene encoding heat stress transcription factor B-4-like, with product MGMMLDHSCDGGILLSLDSHKTVPAPFLTKTYQLVDDPSTHHIVSWGEDDTTFVVWRPPEFARDLLPNYFKHNNFSSFVRQLNTYGFRKIVPDRWEFANEYFKKGEKHLLCEIHRRKTSQPQLPIHHHPHHFTGNIGGAGGGGGVAANNFFTYPTRSISPPDSDDHLYSDNSPRLSSPTTTAAAGMLDMFRNERKVTALSEDNERLRRSNNMLMSELAHMRKLYNDIIYFVQNHVKPVAPSNSYPSSVLMNGTGQQVLMQKSQPSNNNNNVVDENRTKLFGVPLMSKKRLHPEYGSNNENHKARLVLENDDLGLNLMPSS from the exons ATGGGAATGATGTTGGATCATTCATGTGATGgtggaatattattatcattagattcACATAAAACTGTTCCTGCTCCATTTTTAACTAAAACTTACCAACTTGTTGATGATCCTTCAACTCATCATATTGTTTCTTGGGGTGAAGATGATACTACTTTTGTCGTTTGGCGTCCTCCTGAGTTTGCTCGTGATTTGCTTCCTAATTACTTTAAACATAACAACTTTTCTTCCTTTGTTCGTCAGCTTAACACTTAC GGTTTTAGGAAAATAGTACCGGATAGATGGGAATTTGCAAATGAATATTTCAAGAAAGGTGAAAAACATCTACTATGTGAAATCCACCGCCGGAAAACATCACAACCACAACTACCAATCCACCACCACCCACATCATTTCACCGGCAATATTGGTGGCGCCGGCGGCGGTGGTGGCGTTGCCGCCAATAATTTCTTTACATATCCAACAAGAAGCATTTCACCACCAGATTCGGATGACCATTTATACTCCGACAACTCACCACGACTTTCATCTCCGACAACCACAGCCGCCGCCGGCATGCTTGACATGTTCCGTAACGAAAGAAAAGTGACGGCGTTATCGGAAGATAACGAAAGGTTACGGCGGAGTAATAATATGTTAATGTCGGAGCTTGCACACATGAGGAAGTTATATAATGacattatatattttgtacaaaatcaTGTGAAGCCAGTTGCACCAAGTAACTCATACCCTTCATCTGTATTAATGAATGGTACTGGTCAACAAGTACTAATGCAAAAAAGTCAaccatcaaataataataataatgtagtgGATGAAAATAGAACAAAGCTTTTTGGAGTTCCGTTGATGTCAAAGAAGAGATTGCATCCTGAATATGGGAGTAATAATGAGAATCATAAAGCAAGATTGGTTCTTGAGAATGATGATTTAGGGTTAAATCTTatgccttcttcataa